The following proteins come from a genomic window of Fontisubflavum oceani:
- a CDS encoding MOSC domain-containing protein translates to MAHDLTTRIDGLFFGRVENRWEGRDPSAIGKTAVTGRRVIEENGFVEDAQADLVHHGGRDKAIHHYAADHYPDWIAEGAIPEGTRPAAFGENISTCGMTEETVCIGDILKLGMATVQISQGRQPCWKVAEHTTNPRMAALFTKSGRTGWYYRVLENGTAGVGDEVRLLERLHPRWSVKRVTLGRLTRRVSPQDAEVLAHMPELAEGWRSAFAKMAAGDRGEDTSKRLNG, encoded by the coding sequence ATGGCACATGATCTCACCACGCGAATAGACGGTCTCTTCTTCGGCAGAGTCGAGAACCGTTGGGAGGGGCGCGACCCTTCCGCTATTGGGAAAACAGCGGTAACCGGTCGGCGTGTCATCGAGGAAAACGGATTTGTCGAGGATGCCCAAGCCGATCTTGTGCATCACGGCGGGCGGGACAAAGCCATCCATCACTATGCAGCGGATCACTATCCAGATTGGATCGCGGAAGGGGCGATCCCCGAGGGAACACGACCTGCTGCTTTTGGCGAGAATATCTCGACATGCGGTATGACCGAAGAAACGGTGTGCATCGGAGATATCCTGAAATTGGGTATGGCCACCGTCCAGATCAGCCAAGGGCGGCAGCCGTGCTGGAAGGTCGCGGAACACACGACTAATCCCCGCATGGCGGCGCTCTTCACGAAAAGCGGGCGAACGGGCTGGTACTATCGCGTTCTGGAGAACGGCACCGCCGGGGTGGGCGATGAGGTGCGCCTTTTGGAACGGCTGCACCCAAGGTGGTCGGTCAAACGCGTCACGCTGGGTCGCCTGACGCGGCGTGTCTCGCCACAGGATGCAGAGGTCCTGGCGCATATGCCGGAATTGGCAGAGGGCTGGCGGAGCGCTTTTGCCAAGATGGCAGCGGGCGACCGAGGCGAAGACACCTCCAAACGCCTCAACGGCTAA